The following are encoded together in the Robertmurraya sp. FSL R5-0851 genome:
- a CDS encoding NUDIX hydrolase, whose amino-acid sequence MESELLRIFNEDHQPIGVATRAEIHEKGYWHETFHYWLMEKEQGIDYIFLQLRSPKKKDYPQLLDITAAGHLLANETVEDGIREVKEEIGLSVHMEELKSLGILKYSVKMDPLLDNELAHVFLHQKNVPFDSFVLQEEEVAGIYRIKFTDFSALWRDEKQYIPMQGFEVENGEKNFFEKSVGKEQFVPHDQSFYAALINKIQQELK is encoded by the coding sequence ATGGAGTCAGAATTGCTGAGGATTTTTAATGAAGACCATCAGCCAATTGGAGTTGCCACACGAGCTGAAATACATGAAAAAGGATATTGGCATGAGACGTTTCATTATTGGTTGATGGAAAAGGAACAAGGAATCGATTACATATTTCTTCAGTTGCGGAGCCCAAAGAAAAAAGATTACCCACAACTTTTAGATATTACCGCTGCCGGCCATTTACTTGCTAATGAAACAGTAGAAGATGGAATACGAGAGGTGAAAGAGGAAATAGGGTTGTCTGTCCATATGGAAGAGCTGAAATCTCTAGGAATTCTCAAGTATTCTGTTAAAATGGATCCGTTACTTGATAATGAATTAGCCCATGTATTTTTACATCAAAAGAATGTCCCATTCGATTCGTTTGTTCTACAGGAAGAAGAAGTCGCAGGGATATACCGAATAAAGTTTACTGATTTTTCTGCTCTTTGGAGGGATGAAAAGCAGTACATTCCCATGCAAGGCTTTGAAGTGGAAAATGGAGAGAAGAACTTTTTTGAAAAATCTGTTGGCAAGGAACAATTTGTCCCACATGATCAATCGTTTTATGCGGCTTTAATCAATAAAATACAGCAGGAGCTAAAATAG
- a CDS encoding thermonuclease family protein, producing the protein MTRKTSIITIIITFILMSILPFQAWAHNGSRDEIGGHFRSADCVYLLHEPTELAKSATNISELITLIKKHNSNSCASELTESKVDLEGYTFSKMAVDSTSTSTNNLLELGKTYDATLEKCTDGDTATFSINGTSYKTRFLYIDTPESTNQQEPYGKEASDFSCSVLQNGQITIETDGPSLFDKYDRLLAWVFVDGKLHQEEITKAGLVEDFYDYGTYKYETRIEAAMLEAKAGGVGLYSDNKEAENIQENATKEVVAPSDSEKNDASTEENRTQGHRIESKQNSGSSALGIFAIATVLLFFMFPRFSRKRGIEPLLIHKMWTKNLWVNALLLIPIYTALFFLVLVVLIVEVIRLIKLKAQE; encoded by the coding sequence TTGACTAGAAAGACCTCGATAATTACTATCATAATTACCTTTATTCTTATGTCCATCCTACCTTTCCAGGCATGGGCGCATAATGGATCAAGAGATGAGATTGGAGGACATTTCCGAAGCGCTGATTGCGTGTACTTATTACATGAGCCAACGGAACTTGCAAAAAGTGCTACCAATATATCAGAACTCATCACTTTAATTAAAAAACATAATAGTAACTCATGTGCAAGTGAATTAACTGAAAGTAAAGTAGACCTAGAAGGGTATACTTTTTCAAAAATGGCTGTTGATTCCACATCGACTTCAACCAATAACCTATTGGAATTGGGGAAGACGTACGATGCCACATTAGAAAAATGTACAGATGGGGACACCGCGACATTTTCAATTAATGGTACTTCCTATAAAACCAGGTTCCTATATATTGATACACCGGAAAGTACCAACCAACAGGAACCTTACGGAAAAGAAGCAAGCGACTTTTCGTGTTCTGTATTACAAAATGGACAAATAACCATTGAAACCGACGGTCCTTCCCTTTTTGACAAATATGACCGTTTGTTAGCTTGGGTGTTTGTTGATGGAAAACTTCACCAAGAGGAAATTACGAAGGCTGGCTTAGTCGAGGATTTTTACGATTATGGTACCTATAAGTACGAAACCCGCATTGAAGCAGCAATGCTAGAAGCCAAAGCAGGTGGTGTTGGGTTGTATTCCGATAATAAAGAAGCAGAGAATATTCAAGAGAATGCTACTAAAGAAGTAGTGGCACCTTCAGATTCGGAAAAGAATGACGCTTCCACAGAGGAAAATCGGACGCAAGGACATCGGATTGAAAGTAAGCAAAACAGTGGTTCATCAGCATTAGGGATTTTTGCAATAGCAACGGTCCTTCTCTTTTTTATGTTCCCGCGTTTTAGCAGAAAAAGAGGAATTGAACCCCTTCTTATTCATAAAATGTGGACCAAAAACCTTTGGGTCAATGCCTTGTTGCTAATTCCCATATATACGGCTTTATTTTTCTTAGTACTAGTAGTGCTAATCGTGGAAGTCATTCGTTTAATAAAGTTAAAAGCGCAGGAGTAA
- a CDS encoding DUF523 domain-containing protein → MIIVSACLAGFPVRYNGLSSLDEKVHKLVSEKTAITVCPELLGGLETPREPAEIVGGVGEDVLDGKAKVIDCMGKDVTEAFVQGAYETLNVIKKIQATVVVLKENSPSCGSGKIYDGTFTGEKVEGHGVTAALLIRNGVKVITETQFLKEY, encoded by the coding sequence ATGATTATCGTTAGTGCATGTTTAGCAGGATTTCCAGTTCGATACAATGGGCTTAGCTCTTTAGATGAAAAAGTACATAAACTGGTAAGTGAAAAGACAGCAATCACTGTATGTCCTGAATTGCTAGGTGGACTGGAAACTCCTAGGGAGCCAGCTGAAATTGTCGGTGGAGTTGGAGAAGATGTGTTGGATGGAAAGGCTAAGGTCATAGATTGCATGGGAAAAGACGTGACGGAAGCTTTTGTTCAAGGTGCTTATGAAACTCTTAATGTTATTAAAAAGATCCAAGCAACTGTTGTCGTATTGAAGGAAAACAGTCCATCATGTGGGAGCGGGAAAATCTATGATGGTACCTTTACCGGTGAAAAAGTCGAAGGACACGGAGTAACAGCAGCGTTGTTAATAAGAAATGGTGTGAAAGTCATTACGGAGACACAATTTCTAAAAGAATATTAG
- a CDS encoding ATP-binding protein, producing the protein MKNWGQIILVFFTLGITTYHNFSHGESIFTLEILFYGALAWFLGRHYDKAKYYEKIAKINERSYKNLLDSLPSAIIIHKDQQVIYVNDLAVTILRAPNREALIGKPTLDLVTPKYADQLKRRTKDASSGNKPLKSIEYKLKRQDGTTMDFEVSSLKIIFEGVEAVLSIGKDITEKNEQTDQLLQKSEKLALLGQMAAGIAHEIRNPLTSIRGFVQLFKGEEGQNVYYDIVLSELDRINCIVGEFLFLSKPTTTAMQQRDVKKLLNDVVTLIQTQTILSNIQISMEYKSNLPYVYCDENQLKQVFLNILKNATEAMPNGGTIELKVKKDNERGVVIQITDQGVGIPKERIPSLGEPFFTTKEKGTGLGLMTCYKIIENHQGQLQIESEVDKGTTVHIILPSAKVELKETGTSY; encoded by the coding sequence ATGAAAAATTGGGGTCAGATCATACTTGTATTTTTTACATTAGGGATAACCACTTATCATAATTTCTCTCATGGAGAGAGTATATTCACTTTAGAGATTCTCTTTTATGGGGCACTAGCGTGGTTCCTTGGAAGGCATTATGACAAGGCGAAGTATTATGAAAAGATTGCAAAGATAAATGAGAGAAGTTATAAGAATCTATTAGATTCTCTTCCTAGCGCAATTATTATTCATAAAGATCAGCAAGTGATTTACGTAAATGATCTGGCGGTCACGATACTTCGTGCTCCTAATCGTGAAGCTCTAATTGGCAAACCAACGTTAGATCTTGTTACTCCAAAGTATGCAGATCAATTGAAAAGACGGACAAAAGATGCATCAAGTGGAAATAAACCTTTGAAAAGCATTGAATATAAGTTGAAACGACAAGATGGAACGACGATGGATTTTGAGGTGTCATCACTCAAAATTATTTTTGAAGGGGTAGAGGCTGTTCTTTCTATCGGAAAGGATATTACAGAGAAGAATGAGCAGACCGATCAATTGTTGCAAAAGTCAGAAAAACTCGCCCTTTTGGGACAAATGGCGGCAGGGATTGCTCATGAAATTCGAAACCCTTTAACTTCCATACGTGGCTTTGTTCAATTGTTTAAAGGCGAGGAAGGTCAAAATGTGTATTATGATATTGTTCTATCAGAATTAGATCGTATCAATTGTATTGTAGGTGAGTTTCTGTTTCTCTCGAAACCAACCACGACAGCCATGCAGCAGCGTGACGTAAAGAAGCTGTTAAATGATGTAGTAACATTAATTCAAACTCAAACGATTCTTAGCAATATCCAAATAAGTATGGAATACAAAAGCAATCTCCCATATGTTTATTGTGATGAAAATCAGTTAAAACAAGTATTTCTAAATATCCTTAAAAATGCTACTGAGGCGATGCCGAATGGAGGAACCATTGAGTTAAAGGTTAAAAAGGATAATGAAAGAGGAGTAGTAATACAAATCACTGACCAAGGTGTGGGGATACCGAAAGAACGTATCCCATCGCTCGGTGAACCATTTTTCACAACAAAGGAAAAAGGTACAGGGTTAGGTTTGATGACTTGTTATAAGATTATCGAGAACCATCAAGGTCAACTTCAAATTGAAAGTGAAGTAGATAAAGGGACTACGGTTCACATTATCTTACCTTCTGCAAAGGTTGAATTAAAAGAAACGGGCACAAGCTATTAA
- a CDS encoding cation diffusion facilitator family transporter yields the protein MDKERYEQLRLGERGAIISIVAYICLSLIKLLIGFSAQSEALKADGFNNLTDIIASIAVWIGLRMSQKPPDEDHPYGHWKAENIASLVASFIMMAVGLSVLHKAVVSIFSDEKVVPDILAAWTGLLCAGVMYLVYRYNKGLSERVKSQSVLAAAKDNLSDAWVSIGAAVGIIGSQFQLPWLDPLAAVIVGILICKTAYEIFYDSSHQLTDGFDEQLIEEYKESILKTSGVTGIKDIRARNYGNNTVVDIIIVVNENLSIRTAHDISSKVEEKLINEYDVYNVHVHVEPS from the coding sequence ATGGACAAAGAAAGATATGAACAGTTAAGGTTAGGCGAGCGAGGGGCGATAATCAGTATCGTTGCTTATATTTGTCTATCTTTAATCAAATTACTGATTGGATTTTCTGCCCAGTCTGAAGCGTTAAAGGCAGATGGGTTTAATAATTTGACCGATATCATTGCTTCCATTGCTGTATGGATAGGATTAAGAATGTCTCAAAAACCACCAGATGAAGATCATCCTTATGGCCATTGGAAGGCGGAGAATATTGCGTCATTGGTTGCTTCTTTTATTATGATGGCAGTAGGTTTAAGCGTATTACATAAAGCAGTTGTTTCGATTTTCTCGGATGAAAAGGTGGTTCCAGACATACTAGCCGCGTGGACTGGACTTCTATGTGCTGGGGTTATGTATTTGGTCTATCGGTATAATAAAGGGCTTTCGGAGAGAGTGAAAAGCCAATCTGTATTAGCGGCAGCAAAGGATAATCTATCAGATGCATGGGTGAGTATAGGAGCAGCAGTTGGGATAATAGGTTCACAATTTCAACTGCCTTGGCTTGATCCACTAGCTGCTGTAATTGTCGGGATTTTAATATGTAAAACTGCCTATGAAATTTTTTATGATTCCTCTCATCAATTAACAGATGGATTTGATGAACAATTAATTGAGGAATACAAGGAAAGTATATTAAAAACTTCAGGTGTAACGGGCATTAAGGATATTCGCGCAAGAAATTACGGAAATAACACAGTTGTTGATATTATTATCGTAGTAAACGAAAACTTAAGTATCAGAACAGCACATGATATCTCTAGTAAAGTAGAAGAAAAGCTAATAAATGAATACGATGTATATAATGTACATGTTCACGTTGAACCAAGCTAA
- a CDS encoding GGDEF domain-containing protein translates to MVIKLLMIKDLFTNLAIVVSLLFLYSHIFSTSPLTKDSTILRKVLLGVVGGLFSNILMQYGIRIDTTIVDLRHISIILLAFFGGSLPALIGMVLVILGRFIIGVNTSAYASVILMILITLFSILISSQRISKKNKVIWMLTFSNIIFTFVIIYLVKDISLLVKLIPIYWIISYIAGFLSFYILDFIRKSQFLLEKYKSESTTDGLTGLNNVRKFDEVFNSLLNELNKSIQSLSLLYIDIDFFKKINDTYGHSEGDLVLKRLGTLLTEGTRNFDIVSRNGGEEFTVLLPDTSVARALDIAEYIRKTVENTEFSLTGGGVIKVTVSVGVASYKETTENPSMLIEDADKALYVAKKTGRNKVCCHNSIG, encoded by the coding sequence ATGGTGATAAAATTGTTAATGATTAAAGATTTGTTTACGAATTTAGCTATTGTTGTTTCTTTACTATTCCTATACTCACATATCTTTTCGACGAGCCCTCTAACTAAAGACTCCACCATTCTGAGAAAAGTCTTGTTGGGTGTAGTTGGTGGATTGTTTTCTAATATTCTCATGCAATACGGCATTCGAATAGATACAACAATCGTAGATTTAAGACATATTTCGATTATTTTGCTTGCTTTTTTTGGTGGTTCTTTGCCGGCTTTAATTGGTATGGTGTTAGTCATTTTAGGTCGTTTTATTATTGGTGTGAATACGTCTGCGTATGCTTCCGTCATTCTTATGATCCTTATTACTTTATTTTCGATATTAATTTCTTCACAAAGGATATCCAAGAAAAACAAGGTAATATGGATGCTGACCTTTTCCAATATTATTTTTACCTTTGTGATCATTTATTTAGTAAAAGATATAAGTTTATTAGTCAAATTAATCCCCATATATTGGATCATTTCATATATAGCAGGTTTTCTTTCGTTCTATATTCTAGATTTTATTAGAAAGAGTCAGTTTTTATTGGAAAAATATAAATCGGAGTCTACAACGGATGGATTAACGGGGTTAAATAATGTTCGGAAATTTGATGAAGTTTTTAATTCCTTGCTTAATGAACTGAATAAAAGTATTCAAAGTTTGTCTCTTCTTTATATTGATATTGATTTCTTTAAAAAAATTAATGATACATATGGTCACTCGGAAGGGGACCTGGTTTTAAAGCGATTAGGAACGTTATTAACCGAAGGTACGAGGAACTTTGACATCGTCAGCCGGAATGGGGGAGAAGAGTTTACGGTCCTTCTTCCAGACACTTCAGTCGCAAGAGCACTAGATATTGCAGAGTATATTAGAAAAACAGTTGAAAATACAGAGTTTTCCTTAACAGGCGGTGGAGTGATAAAGGTAACGGTATCCGTTGGAGTCGCATCTTATAAAGAAACTACAGAAAACCCAAGCATGCTTATAGAGGATGCGGATAAGGCTTTGTATGTAGCGAAAAAAACTGGACGGAACAAAGTTTGTTGCCATAATTCAATAGGTTAA
- a CDS encoding substrate-binding domain-containing protein: protein MEGIANEAVKNNYKLVLFQTNYELKREIEALNMLKQKQIDALIICSRISDWEVINEYKTYGPIILCEEVEDKIVSSTYIDHYKSFSIALKYLHQKGHQRIGYCIGRKSGRNSEMREAAYKNFLLEHGHPLVLDYIFYDSFRFEDGEGIVDRLKEMNSPPTALLVTSDQVAAGIITCARELGILVPNELAIMGFDNQPIAKIMNITTLEIPLVEVGRKLFIQAMQYPTIFQEEIEVKLIERLTV from the coding sequence GTGGAGGGAATCGCAAATGAAGCAGTTAAGAATAATTACAAGCTCGTTCTCTTTCAAACAAACTATGAGTTGAAAAGAGAAATAGAAGCATTAAATATGCTAAAGCAAAAGCAAATTGATGCCTTAATCATTTGTTCAAGGATTAGTGACTGGGAAGTAATTAATGAGTATAAAACATATGGACCAATTATTTTATGTGAAGAAGTAGAAGACAAAATCGTGTCTTCTACTTATATTGATCATTATAAAAGCTTCTCGATTGCTTTAAAATATTTACATCAAAAGGGGCATCAGCGAATCGGTTATTGCATCGGTAGAAAATCAGGCAGAAATAGTGAAATGCGAGAGGCAGCTTATAAGAATTTCCTACTGGAACACGGGCATCCACTGGTGCTGGATTATATTTTTTATGATAGCTTTCGTTTCGAAGATGGGGAGGGAATCGTCGACCGGTTAAAAGAAATGAACTCTCCCCCTACCGCTTTATTGGTTACTAGTGATCAAGTAGCCGCAGGAATTATTACTTGTGCGAGGGAACTTGGAATACTTGTTCCTAATGAGCTAGCGATTATGGGTTTTGATAATCAGCCCATTGCCAAAATTATGAATATTACTACACTTGAAATTCCGCTTGTTGAGGTAGGTAGAAAATTATTTATTCAAGCGATGCAGTACCCAACGATCTTTCAGGAGGAGATTGAAGTGAAGTTAATCGAGCGATTAACAGTGTAG
- a CDS encoding LacI family DNA-binding transcriptional regulator: MANIREIAKMAGVSVTTVSRVLNEHPYVSEEKKAAVQQAMEEVNYQRNINAVHLSKGKTYLIGVVIPFSNSPYLDF; the protein is encoded by the coding sequence ATGGCAAATATTCGTGAAATAGCAAAAATGGCTGGAGTTTCTGTTACGACTGTCTCCCGTGTATTAAATGAACACCCCTATGTGAGTGAAGAGAAAAAGGCAGCTGTGCAACAAGCGATGGAGGAAGTGAATTATCAACGTAATATTAATGCTGTTCACTTAAGTAAAGGAAAGACGTATTTGATTGGAGTGGTTATTCCATTTTCGAATTCTCCTTATTTGGATTTTTAG
- a CDS encoding aspartate:alanine exchanger family transporter, which produces MDWVVVLLKEPLLLLFVILFLGSVLGQMEIRGLSLGSSGVLLVAMFFGHWGYDIPHTVQNLGLSLFIVAIGLQAGPRFFRMMRSSGMIFGFIGLIIVFVAAITTVVVAKAFDLSPALSIGIMTGALTSTPGLAAALHATNDPLASVGYGIAYPFGVLAVVLFVQLLPKVLKVDMEKDLNEYSGPVRNEESPEVTTIEVMDPNINKKTLKELRFNQYGSVVISRVIRGDRNIIALNDTVILNGDRLVAVGLREDLNRMIEDIGKEVSTNLQNHDHVMIRKVTVDSEEIIGKNIKELELRRKYGVTVTRIERGGFEYNQSARWPLERGDILTLVSSEDRLNDAGKLFTRKSLVVTNIHILSLSLILLIGIAVGMIPIHLPGLGTITLGVAGGPLFIALIIGHFGKIGPIRARFFQPSNQVIRDIGLVLFLAGAGTTAGQGLVEVIQEEGFRLVFGGALITVIPMIVGFFLSRKIFKMSVIHSLGALCGGMTSTPGLGAVNQQIDSDDASIAYAAAYPFALIFVAIISQLLIFFL; this is translated from the coding sequence GTGGATTGGGTTGTGGTGTTATTAAAGGAACCGCTGCTATTATTATTTGTTATCTTATTCTTAGGCTCTGTTCTCGGACAAATGGAGATAAGAGGGTTAAGTCTGGGATCTTCAGGTGTTCTTCTTGTGGCCATGTTTTTTGGTCACTGGGGTTATGATATTCCTCATACGGTTCAAAATCTCGGATTAAGCTTATTTATTGTCGCAATTGGTTTACAGGCTGGACCGCGCTTTTTCCGTATGATGAGATCTAGTGGAATGATCTTTGGATTTATTGGGTTAATTATTGTATTTGTCGCAGCGATTACAACTGTAGTGGTTGCGAAGGCGTTTGATTTATCGCCAGCACTTAGTATAGGAATTATGACTGGAGCATTGACGAGTACTCCTGGTCTTGCGGCTGCCTTACATGCTACAAATGATCCTCTCGCTTCGGTTGGCTATGGGATTGCATATCCATTTGGCGTATTAGCTGTGGTGCTTTTTGTACAGCTATTGCCTAAGGTATTAAAAGTGGATATGGAGAAGGACCTGAATGAATACAGTGGTCCTGTTAGAAATGAAGAATCACCTGAAGTGACAACTATCGAGGTCATGGACCCAAATATCAATAAAAAAACGTTAAAAGAGTTACGATTTAACCAATATGGTTCTGTTGTCATCAGTCGAGTGATTCGTGGAGATAGAAATATTATAGCATTGAATGATACGGTAATTTTGAATGGTGATCGATTGGTGGCAGTTGGCTTAAGGGAAGACTTAAATCGCATGATTGAAGATATAGGAAAAGAGGTTTCAACAAATTTACAAAACCATGACCACGTAATGATTCGTAAAGTAACGGTTGATTCGGAAGAGATCATTGGGAAAAACATAAAAGAACTTGAGCTAAGAAGGAAATACGGAGTAACGGTTACAAGAATTGAACGTGGAGGATTCGAGTACAATCAAAGTGCAAGATGGCCGCTCGAAAGAGGAGATATATTAACATTGGTAAGTAGTGAAGACCGACTAAACGATGCGGGAAAGCTATTTACTAGAAAGTCACTAGTAGTTACGAATATCCATATTCTATCGCTAAGCTTAATATTATTAATTGGAATTGCGGTAGGAATGATACCTATTCATCTTCCAGGTCTAGGTACGATTACACTAGGGGTGGCAGGAGGACCACTTTTTATCGCCTTGATTATTGGTCATTTCGGAAAAATTGGTCCGATACGAGCTCGTTTTTTCCAACCTTCTAATCAGGTAATCCGTGATATTGGTCTTGTATTATTTTTAGCAGGAGCTGGAACAACCGCTGGTCAGGGGTTAGTTGAGGTAATTCAGGAAGAAGGGTTCCGTCTGGTGTTTGGTGGGGCATTAATCACAGTCATTCCGATGATTGTTGGCTTCTTTTTATCAAGAAAGATATTCAAGATGAGTGTTATCCATTCTCTCGGAGCATTATGTGGGGGAATGACTAGTACACCTGGTTTAGGTGCGGTGAATCAACAAATTGATTCTGATGATGCATCGATTGCCTATGCTGCTGCATATCCTTTTGCACTTATTTTTGTCGCAATTATTTCACAGTTACTTATTTTTTTTCTATAA
- a CDS encoding DUF6376 family protein → MRLKRLAVALTAVIGLSGCSFLEEVNGTLDYVNQATEYVNEATEFANEVPAMAEQAISDTQALEDLETRLLEMKQEIEAFSKLEAPSIAEDIHQQVMEQNDKALEGINVFLSNIENGELDPALLENTELFTTIQELTELSNQIQQLGE, encoded by the coding sequence ATGAGGTTAAAGCGGTTGGCAGTTGCGTTAACAGCGGTGATTGGATTAAGCGGTTGTTCGTTTTTGGAAGAAGTGAATGGAACACTCGACTACGTAAATCAAGCAACAGAATATGTAAATGAAGCGACGGAGTTTGCAAACGAAGTACCAGCAATGGCCGAGCAAGCAATTTCCGATACACAAGCTTTAGAAGATTTAGAAACAAGATTATTGGAGATGAAACAAGAGATTGAAGCATTTAGTAAACTCGAAGCTCCAAGTATCGCGGAGGATATCCATCAACAGGTTATGGAGCAAAACGACAAGGCATTAGAAGGGATAAATGTATTTTTATCAAATATTGAAAATGGGGAACTAGACCCTGCTTTATTGGAAAATACCGAATTATTTACAACTATACAAGAGTTAACAGAGCTTTCTAATCAAATTCAACAGCTTGGCGAATAA
- a CDS encoding LLM class flavin-dependent oxidoreductase: protein MEIGVSTFVETTPDVETGKVVSHAQRIREVVEEIVLADQVGLDVFGVGEHHRADFAASSPAVLLAAAASQTKRIRLTSAVTVLSSADPVRVFQDFATLDAISNGRAEIMAGRGSFIESFPLFGYDLADYDELFEEKLDLLLKIRDSEIVSWSGKHRPAIHQKGVYPRPVQHPLPVWIGSGGNSESVIRAGILGLPLVLAIIGGRPVQFAPLVELYKKAAAHAGHDVSKLTVASHSHGFIAEETEVAADKFFPSTQQVMNVLGRERGWGHYGRASFDAARSFEGALYVGDSKTVADKIIHLRKNVGITRFMLHVPVGSMPHENVMKAIELLGKEVAPIVKDEVAKWETSLGNE, encoded by the coding sequence TTGGAAATAGGTGTAAGTACATTTGTAGAAACAACACCGGATGTTGAGACAGGAAAGGTAGTTAGTCATGCACAACGGATTCGCGAAGTGGTGGAAGAAATCGTTCTAGCTGATCAAGTCGGTTTAGATGTGTTTGGGGTAGGCGAGCATCATAGAGCAGATTTTGCTGCATCTTCTCCAGCAGTCTTATTAGCTGCGGCTGCTTCGCAAACAAAACGTATCCGTCTGACGAGTGCGGTTACTGTGCTTTCGTCAGCTGATCCTGTTCGTGTGTTTCAAGATTTTGCAACACTAGATGCGATTTCAAATGGGCGAGCCGAAATTATGGCAGGACGAGGGTCATTTATTGAGTCATTTCCATTATTCGGGTACGATTTAGCCGATTATGACGAATTGTTTGAAGAGAAGTTGGATTTATTACTAAAGATTAGGGATTCTGAAATTGTTTCTTGGTCAGGTAAACATAGACCGGCCATTCATCAAAAAGGAGTGTATCCACGTCCGGTCCAACATCCACTTCCGGTCTGGATTGGAAGTGGGGGGAATTCCGAATCGGTCATCCGTGCTGGAATTCTTGGTCTTCCACTCGTATTAGCTATAATTGGAGGAAGACCTGTACAATTTGCTCCACTAGTTGAGCTCTATAAGAAAGCAGCTGCTCATGCCGGTCATGATGTTTCGAAACTAACGGTAGCTTCTCACTCGCATGGATTTATAGCTGAAGAAACGGAAGTTGCTGCAGACAAGTTTTTCCCATCAACCCAACAGGTCATGAATGTACTTGGACGGGAGCGCGGTTGGGGGCATTATGGTCGTGCTAGCTTTGATGCGGCACGTAGCTTTGAAGGTGCTTTATACGTTGGAGATTCAAAAACAGTGGCAGATAAAATCATTCATTTACGAAAGAACGTTGGGATTACTCGATTTATGCTTCACGTACCGGTTGGCTCTATGCCTCATGAAAATGTAATGAAGGCAATAGAATTACTAGGCAAGGAAGTGGCTCCGATTGTAAAGGATGAAGTTGCAAAATGGGAAACATCTTTAGGTAACGAGTAA